The following DNA comes from Halalkaliarchaeum sp. AArc-CO.
GAGGTCCGCGAGCGGGTAAACGAACTCGACGACAGGCGGGAGGAACTGAAAGACGAGCTCCGGGAGATCGACGAGGAGATCGACGCGATGGAGCCGTTCGCCGACCTGGGTATCGAACTGGACCTGCTGTCGGGCTACGACACCCTCGCGGTGGCGGTCGGGCTCGGCAAACCCAAGGACGTCGAGGAAGCGCTCTCGGGGGCGGAGTCGATCGGTCCGTTCGAGCTGTTTTCCGGCGACCGGACGGTCGCCGTGTTCGCCCGGTCGGAGACGGACTCGGAGGACCCGATCGCGGACGCGCTCGTCGGCATCGACTTCCAGCCGATCGACGTCCCGGCAGCCGAGGGGAGTCCCGAGGATTACGTCCGTGAGCTCCGCTCGCGACGGCGCCAGCTCGACTCGAAGCTCGACAACGTCGAAAGCGAACTCGAGGTCGTAAAGCGGGAAGCGGCAGACTTCCTGCTCGCAGCCGAAGAGGAACTCTCGATCGACGCACAGAAGCGCGACGCACCGCTTTCGTTTGCGACGACCGCCAACGCGTTCGTCGCCGAGGGATGGATCCCGACCGAGCGCTACGAGGAGTTCGAGGGGGCCATCCGCGATGCGGTCGGCGACCACGCGGAAGTCGAGGAGATCGAGCGGGCGGCGTTTACTCCCGACGGCGATCACCACAACGAAGCAGTCGGCGAGGCTGCGGCCGACGGTGGCTACGAGACGAGCAGCGAGAAACCGCCGGTCGTTCAGGACAACCCGACGATCGCCTCGCCGTTCGAGACCCTCGTCAATGCGGTTTCCCGGCCGAAGTACTCGGAGTTCGATCCGACGTTGCTGGTGTTTCTCACGTTCCCGCTGATGTTCGGGTTCATGATCTCGGACATCGGCTACGGAATCCTCTACGTCGCGATGGGCTACTACTTCTGGAAGACGTACGACACGGCCGGGATGAAAAACGTCGGCGCTGTCGCGATGTGGGCCGGCGCCTTCACGATCTTCTTCGGGTTCCCCTTCGGCGGGGACGTCTTCGGTCACCACCTCCTGGACACGGAGATGGCGAAAGGCGTCGCTCCAGGCTACACGAGCTGGGCCCAGGCCTGGCTGGTCGTGACAGTGCTGTTCGGGGTGCTCCACCTCAACATCGGCTACGTGCTGTCGTTCGTGAGTACGATCCAGCACCACGACCTCAAACATGCCATGTACGAGGCCGGCTCGTGGCTGCTCCTGCTGAACGGCCTGTGGGTGTGGGTGTTCAGTTCCCACTACTACGAGGCCAAACCGGAGATCCTGTTTGCGGCGTTCGAGACGACGCTCGGGATACAGACGCAGGGGCTCCCCGAGATCGTCGGCCTCCTCGGCCTCGTTGCCGTGGTCGTCGGCGCAGTACTGCTCGCCGTCGGCGAGCCTCAGGAACTGCCCGAGGTGCTGTCGCCGCTCGTGAACGCGGTCTCCTACACGCGGATGACTGCTGTGCTCCTCGCGAAAGGTGGGATGGCGGTCGCCGCGAACCTGCTCGCGTTCGGCGCCTACATCGAGGACGGCAGCTTCGTCTTCATGTTCACTCCCTCGAACCTCGCTGAGGCGCAGGCAGCCGGCCAGGACATCGTCTTCGCAGGGCTGACGACGCAGGGTGCCGTCGGCATCGTCGGTGGCATCCTGGTGGCGATCCTGGGTCACATCGTCGTGTTGATGCTCGGAATCACTGCCGCCGGCATTCAGGGGATCCGTCTCGAATACGTCGAGTTCTTCAACAAGTTCTACGAGGGCGGCGGCCGGAAGTACGACCCGTTCGGCTACGTCCGCCGGTTCACGAGAGGCTGACTGCCGTTCGTCGGCTCTTTCCCTCGACTGTTTCCAGTTCGTCGGCTCTTTCCCTCGACTGTTTCGACAGCCGATTCCCTGGCGACCACGTTCGCTTCGGTCGATTTCTCCCTTTTCAAAACCCGTCACTCCTGTGCACGCACTTTACACATTCGATCTCGGAGAAAACAGCCGGTTCGGGCCCTGCGACGAACGTCTTTGGGAAGCTTTATGGCACTTCTGGCAGCAATAAGTTACTGTTCGGAGAGCGGCGAACACTACTCGAAGTGGATTGATACAAATGATCGAAATCGCACACGAACTCGGAAATTTCGTACTGCAGAACGGTGCTGAGACTGGCGGATGGGACCCGGAGGCTGCCCAACACCTCGCGAGCGCGGCGGCGGCGATCGCCGTCGGCCTCGCCGCGCTCGGATCGGGATACGCCGAACGTGGCATCGGTGCCGCCGCGGTCGGCGCAATGGCCGAAGACGAGGACTTGTTCGTCCGTGGCCTGATTCTGACAGTCATCCCGGAAAC
Coding sequences within:
- a CDS encoding V-type ATP synthase subunit I, yielding MLRPERMSKVSVTGSKRVLDDVIEAVHDLNLLHISEYDGSWEGFSPGNPIDGAEETSEKLVTVRALESVLDLDPEDAGVRKALSDDDIEAELEEVRERVNELDDRREELKDELREIDEEIDAMEPFADLGIELDLLSGYDTLAVAVGLGKPKDVEEALSGAESIGPFELFSGDRTVAVFARSETDSEDPIADALVGIDFQPIDVPAAEGSPEDYVRELRSRRRQLDSKLDNVESELEVVKREAADFLLAAEEELSIDAQKRDAPLSFATTANAFVAEGWIPTERYEEFEGAIRDAVGDHAEVEEIERAAFTPDGDHHNEAVGEAAADGGYETSSEKPPVVQDNPTIASPFETLVNAVSRPKYSEFDPTLLVFLTFPLMFGFMISDIGYGILYVAMGYYFWKTYDTAGMKNVGAVAMWAGAFTIFFGFPFGGDVFGHHLLDTEMAKGVAPGYTSWAQAWLVVTVLFGVLHLNIGYVLSFVSTIQHHDLKHAMYEAGSWLLLLNGLWVWVFSSHYYEAKPEILFAAFETTLGIQTQGLPEIVGLLGLVAVVVGAVLLAVGEPQELPEVLSPLVNAVSYTRMTAVLLAKGGMAVAANLLAFGAYIEDGSFVFMFTPSNLAEAQAAGQDIVFAGLTTQGAVGIVGGILVAILGHIVVLMLGITAAGIQGIRLEYVEFFNKFYEGGGRKYDPFGYVRRFTRG